One segment of Carya illinoinensis cultivar Pawnee chromosome 1, C.illinoinensisPawnee_v1, whole genome shotgun sequence DNA contains the following:
- the LOC122292464 gene encoding uncharacterized protein LOC122292464, whose product MFVWRVCNEALPTYSNLSKRKIREDSNYPICDLEEETSGHALWSCSAAQDVWSQAYRPIQKLSLYGRSLKEPWQHMMGKLQKPLIEEIGSFMRLIWARRDEYVHGKEFKHPNAVLYKALDDLNCYKTTKQNNINGKADDSCENQRWKPPREGTYKLNWDVAINQSLGLTGIGAIIGDSNGKSLVPSEQEEVTNCPLSLLRLMSW is encoded by the coding sequence ATGTTCGTCTGGAGAGTTTGTAATGAAGCTCTGCCAACTTATTCTAATCTTTCCAAGAGGAAAATAAGAGAGGACAGTAACTACCCTATATGTGACCTTGAAGAAGAGACCTCAGGTCATGCTTTGTGGAGTTGCAGTGCAGCCCAAGATGTATGGAGTCAAGCCTATAGACCTATACAAAAGCTCTCCCTTTATGGAAGGTCCCTAAAAGAACCCTGGCAGCATATGATGGGCAAGCTACAAAAGCCATTAATAGAGGAAATAGGTTCATTTATGAGATTAATATGGGCAAGAAGGGACGAGTATGTGCATGGGAAGGAATTCAAACATCCAAATGCAGTGTTGTATAAAGCATTGGATGACTTAAACTGCTACAAAACCACAAAACAGAATAATATAAATGGAAAAGCTGATGACTCTTGTGAAAACCAGCGATGGAAACCACCCCGTGAGGGAACATACAAGCTGAACTGGGATGTTGCTATAAACCAATCTCTAGGTCTCACGGGTATAGGTGCAATTATCGGGGACTCTAATGGCAAGTCCTTGGTACCCTCCGAGCAAGAAGAAGTTACAAATTGTCCCCTTTCACTGTTGAGGCTTATGTCATGGTGA